The proteins below come from a single Metarhizium brunneum chromosome 1, complete sequence genomic window:
- the bir1 gene encoding Protein bir1, which yields MDQYFTYEARLASFQKTSKKRGSTAGGRSKALNWPHKQIAPASLAIAGFYFDPYPENPDNCVCFLCGKGLDGWEAGDDPLEEHLKHSPQCGWAIVSAIEAEIDEYSRQDPTLPHMVEARKATFAGKWPHEGRKGWKCKTKQLVEAGWKYTPTDESDDMATCADEHYNRSPNCTFFALVNEFGGPKKRTARGKAAGVSKTSRLSMQSVATTASDIASVADMTAEPEDSILTTTSTATQGSKKTASKKKKPATTKGRAKTKKAQGIEREEDDTVDEEPVSLPKATKATHGKKRTSDAIDDSVLFLSEAPASKKQVTQNRESSQIDSSTITPEDVEFVDAQASKSAGRARSSSVKSSRKPSALGASVASLRAPLADFPDDDEIERQLEADLERALTDDDEIAHDSESERSKAMANKKSKGKLTDEQLEDYAMFDPAEVEHDEDALDDELRNLQAEMEVEEPNQKLHVPKKGRKPGTGIRKASKQTKAKKAKAPSPSPEPEPEAIDPPSEIEEHEASIGSTDAVVKNTDTVDSPPSIKAPSRAVKKSSLASNAASKPAEAPARRGRRPSSTTAEPIQPSESTQPSEGHADDEVSEADGETHRRESAGTPQLEEASSPLEEASSPAVSRSRLGVEPPSTPPKFTSPAPSARQPALSPSPSPQSSDAENLPPSSLPPASAKAKRVVLAPLAATPARNSPSKRNMLAAGLQSQIPWTAVDIDAVMGTPRCGDDKENAVSRLLKQGKELSSPETRMTVEEWIHFNAGEAEKKLKHECEAMVTQFEREGTKAMNVLESLSIE from the exons ATGGACCAATACTTTACATACGAGGCGCGACTTGCATCGTTCCAAAAGACCTCGAAAAAGAGGGGATCAACAGCGGGTGGGCGTAGCAAGGCTTTGAATTGGCCGCACAAACAGATTGCGCCCGCGAGT CTAGCGATAGCTGGATTCTACTTCGACCCATATCCCGAAAACCCCGACAATTGTGTCTGCTTCCTTTGCGGAAAGGGCCTAGATGGGTGGGAAGCTGGTGACGATCCTCTCGAGGAGCATCTCAAGCATTCCCCCCAATGTGGATGGGCCATAGTATCAGCAATCGAAGCCGAGATCGATGAGTATTCAAGGCAAGACCCGACCCTGCCCCATATGGTAGAGGCACGAAAGGCGACATTCGCTGGAAAATGGCCCCATGAGGGAAGGAAAGGATGGAAGTGCAAAACAAAACAG CTTGTTGAAGCTGGCTGGAAGTATACACCTACGGATGAGTCAGATGACATGGCGACTTGTGC CGACGAGCATTACAACCGATCACCGAACTGCACAttctttgccttggtcaACGAATTTGGAGGGCCCAAGAAGAGGACTGCTCGAGGCAAGGCGGCGGGTGTATCAAAGACTTCTCGACTATCTATGCAATCGGTGGCCACGACTGCCTCTGACATCGCGTCTGTTGCCGATATGACGGCAGAACCAGAGGATAGTATTCTCACTACTACATCGACGGCGACGCAGGGGagcaagaagacggcgagcaagaaaaagaagccagCAACGACAAAAGGCAGGGCTAAGACTAAGAAGGCGCAAGGAATTGAGAGAGAAGAGGACGATACTGTTGACGAAGAGCCTGTGTCACTACCGAAAGCCACAAAGGCAACCCATGGCAAGAAACGAACTAGTGACGCCATTGATGATTCCGTTCTCTTTTTATCCGAGGCCCCAGCGTCTAAGAAACAAGTCACACAAAACCGAGAAAGCAGTCAAATTGACAGCTCTACCATCACACCTGAAGATGTCGAGTTTGTTGATGCGCAGGCGTCAAAATCGGCCGGTCGCGCCAGGAGTTCCAGTGTAAAGTCAAGCCGCAAGCCATCTGCCCTGGGGGCATCCGTGGCTTCACTCCGGGCACCTCTTGCAGATTTCCCTGACGATGATGAGATTGAGCGCCAGCTCGAGGCAGACTTGGAACGGGCATTGAcggatgacgatgaaattGCACACGACTCAGAATCCGAGCGATCGAAAGCGATGGCTAATAAGAAGTCAAAGGGAAAACTGACCGATGAGCAGTTGGAAGACTACGCCATGTTTGATCCTGCTGAAGTTGAGCACGACGAAGATGCGTTGGATGACGAACTTCGAAATCTTCAAGCCGAAATGGAGGTTGAGGAGCCAAACCAAAAACTTCATGTTCCCAAAAAGGGTCGTAAACCTGGAACTGGAATACGCAAAGCATCCAAGCAgacaaaggcaaagaaggccaaggctccTTCACCATCTCCAGAACCTGAACCAGAGGCTATTGACCCACCTTCAGAGATTGAGGAGCATGAAGCTAGCATTGGGAGCACAGATGCTGTGGTGAAGAATACCGACACCGTAGATTCTCCTCCGTCAATCAAGGCCCCTTCAAGAGCTGTCAAAAAATCGTCGCTAGCTTCTAACGCTGCATCAAAACCTGCAGAAGCACCCGCTAGACGTGGCCGCAGACCGAGCAGCACAACGGCTGAACCTATACAGCCGTCGGAATCTACTCAGCCAAGTGAAGGCcatgctgatgatgaggtCTCTGAGGCGGACGGCGAAACTCATCGACGTGAATCTGCAGGGACGCCCCAGCTTGAGGAAGCGTCATCGCCTCTCGAGGAAGCTTCCTCGCCGGCTGTGTCCAGGTCAAGACTAGGGGTTGAGCCGCCATCTACTCCCCCAAAGTTCACGTCACCAGCGCCGTCGGCACGCCAGCCAGCGTTgtcgccgtcaccatcaccgcAGTCATCCGACGCTGAAAACCTGCCCCCGTCATCTCTGCCCCCGGCCAGTGCCAAGGCGAAGCGCGTTGTCCTCGCGCCCTTGGCAGCTACGCCGGCCCGCAACTCACCGTCAAAACGCAATATGCTTGCGGCCGGCTTGCAGAGCCAAATTCCGTGGACGGCGGTGGACATTGATGCCGTTATGGGTACACCACGCTGCGGGGATGACAAGGAAAATGCGGTTAGCCGGCTGTTGAAGCAAGGCAAGGAACTTAGTAGCCCAGAGACGCGCATGACGGTGGAGGAATGGATTCACTTCAACGCGGGGGAGGcagagaagaagctcaaaCATGAATGTGAGGCCATGGTCACACAGTTCGAGAGGGAGGGCACAAAGGCAATGAATGTTTTGGAGAGCCTGTCGATAGAGTAG